In one window of Brenneria goodwinii DNA:
- a CDS encoding fimbrial protein has protein sequence MRILFFSRIMISFLFFSLSFSDGFAWENEHGLVGFGGKIIETPCYLDADSVDQSIDMGKERIGDKSDVVISQRIVEIKFRGCLLKTDNGSGLTRSTVNIIFQGMKSDRDSALWAVSGDADGVALKIMDRSYTIISEGEEGVIQQLADGDNTITLIVQLVSVMKTIKAGSWHALIGFKVSYY, from the coding sequence ATGAGAATATTATTTTTCAGCAGGATAATGATTTCTTTCTTATTTTTCTCGCTTTCATTTTCTGACGGTTTTGCCTGGGAGAATGAGCATGGCTTAGTGGGGTTCGGTGGGAAAATAATAGAAACCCCCTGCTACCTGGATGCCGACTCCGTAGACCAAAGCATCGATATGGGGAAGGAACGTATTGGTGATAAATCCGACGTTGTTATTTCTCAGCGAATAGTGGAAATTAAGTTTCGCGGTTGTTTATTAAAAACAGATAATGGGAGCGGATTAACCAGGAGTACGGTAAATATTATTTTTCAAGGCATGAAGAGTGATCGGGATAGTGCTTTGTGGGCGGTGTCGGGTGACGCTGATGGGGTAGCGCTTAAAATTATGGATCGGTCATATACAATTATTTCTGAAGGGGAGGAGGGAGTTATACAGCAACTAGCGGATGGCGATAATACAATAACCCTTATTGTGCAGCTTGTTTCTGTTATGAAAACGATTAAAGCCGGAAGTTGGCATGCGCTGATCGGTTTTAAAGTTTCATATTATTAA
- a CDS encoding fimbrial protein: MKLSKIALATIVAASCVMSTGVHAYDNHNGVVTFKGNIVNTPCSVSQDDLKQSVEFGDISKVVLENGGTSDVKSFDITLKDCAIETSNTANVTFSGGTVTGSNNKMLALNGSATGAGIVVKYSGEAIAFDGAIAAVSDYNLANGDNTFSFSSYVEKAVNATGVTTGTFESTANFVISYQ, encoded by the coding sequence ATGAAATTATCAAAAATCGCGCTGGCCACTATTGTTGCTGCATCTTGCGTTATGTCTACCGGCGTACACGCATACGATAACCATAATGGTGTCGTAACGTTTAAAGGTAACATCGTTAATACCCCTTGCTCTGTATCTCAGGACGATCTGAAGCAAAGCGTTGAGTTTGGTGATATCAGCAAGGTTGTTCTGGAGAATGGCGGTACTTCAGACGTTAAAAGTTTTGATATCACGCTGAAAGATTGCGCGATTGAAACATCGAATACGGCGAATGTGACATTTTCTGGCGGTACCGTAACGGGTTCCAATAACAAAATGCTGGCGCTGAACGGTTCCGCCACCGGTGCCGGTATTGTTGTTAAATATTCCGGCGAAGCAATTGCTTTTGATGGCGCGATAGCGGCCGTTAGCGATTATAACCTGGCGAACGGTGATAATACTTTCAGCTTTAGTTCCTATGTAGAAAAAGCAGTCAATGCTACTGGAGTAACAACCGGTACTTTCGAAAGTACTGCGAACTTCGTAATTTCTTACCAATAA
- a CDS encoding fimbria/pilus outer membrane usher protein: MNLLCEERITKIKRFSLFVFFAVSFFAQNGKAIEFNTHVLDIDEQNEIDLSRFSDPDYVVPGEYWLNIKVNGKAVDARSVRYLVDGADGKSSVLCLDSEVINKFAMKAEAKARVVWSPDGQCADLTAIPGVKISNQIGMGELNITIPQAWLKYTDKNWTPPEQWEHGVNGLLLDYNLTGNVRRGGSTGMFQYLSGYGTTGFNLGAWRYRADYRYFMNKSRNTRNEAFSWDQFYAYRPLPLMSADLSLGEMYLNTNLFDSIRFTGASLASNEEMLPPVLRGYAPEIRGVAKSNATVTVMQDKRVVYETTVPAGPFAIQDFKSGVSGTLEVRITEEDGSVSTFQTEAASLPYLTRPGQIQYKISAGRPSDTAHHTQGPAFSSGEFSWGMSNAWSLYGGTTLADSYQSWSAGLGRNLYLLGALSADITQSRANLPDKPAQKGHSFSLSWSKRFESINGQVSFAGYRFSEKTFMGMSQYLYALNNGNDSRSEKERYTITLSKNFDNESPWLAGLSSYLSYTRQTFWDARQQNRYGVSLNKYLDIGPVKGISAGVSAWRTMFNGRQDDSIYLNFSIPLRDRERMGYSMGSYNGNMSQMLTYSNQQDQNNSWDLSTRYDETEKTYISATYNHVASSNNASLGFSWQQSGYTYLNGSMRGGVTATRHGIAAHQKGAGGGTRIMVDTDGVAGVPFADGSVVTNGHGVAVISGASSYYDLSTRVDVQHLPNNIEANTTIVQGTLTEGAIGYRKFEVVSGGKVLGVITLADGRNPPFASTIRNARGREVAMVTEGGQAYLTGVSENETLSVQWNGKAQCRFTLPAKLNDFAQLLLPCQSPSSTTELNGEK; the protein is encoded by the coding sequence ATGAATCTGTTGTGTGAAGAAAGAATAACGAAAATAAAGAGATTTAGTCTTTTTGTTTTTTTTGCTGTTTCTTTTTTTGCCCAAAACGGTAAGGCGATAGAATTTAATACTCATGTATTGGATATTGATGAACAAAATGAAATTGACCTCAGCCGCTTTTCCGATCCGGACTATGTGGTTCCCGGCGAGTATTGGTTGAACATCAAGGTTAACGGCAAAGCGGTTGACGCGCGCTCGGTACGCTATCTCGTGGACGGGGCCGATGGGAAGTCCTCCGTACTGTGTCTCGATTCTGAGGTAATCAATAAATTTGCCATGAAGGCAGAAGCAAAAGCGCGCGTTGTCTGGTCGCCGGATGGACAGTGCGCGGATTTAACCGCTATTCCCGGCGTGAAAATTTCCAACCAGATCGGTATGGGGGAATTAAACATCACTATTCCCCAGGCATGGCTGAAGTATACGGATAAAAACTGGACGCCGCCCGAGCAATGGGAGCATGGCGTCAACGGACTGTTGCTGGACTATAACCTGACGGGAAATGTGCGTCGTGGCGGTAGTACGGGAATGTTCCAGTATCTGAGCGGTTATGGCACCACAGGCTTCAATCTGGGCGCCTGGCGCTACCGCGCGGACTACCGTTATTTCATGAACAAAAGCCGGAATACGCGCAACGAAGCATTTTCTTGGGATCAGTTTTATGCTTACCGGCCGCTGCCGCTTATGTCCGCGGACCTCAGCCTGGGCGAGATGTACCTCAATACCAATCTGTTCGACAGTATTCGTTTCACCGGGGCCAGCCTGGCGAGCAATGAGGAAATGCTGCCGCCGGTGCTGAGAGGGTATGCTCCGGAGATCCGCGGCGTTGCTAAATCGAATGCTACGGTCACGGTGATGCAGGATAAGCGCGTTGTCTATGAAACGACGGTGCCGGCCGGGCCGTTTGCTATTCAGGACTTTAAGAGCGGCGTCAGCGGAACGCTGGAAGTGAGGATCACAGAAGAAGATGGCTCCGTTTCAACGTTTCAGACCGAGGCGGCCAGCCTGCCGTATCTGACTCGTCCGGGGCAAATTCAGTACAAAATCTCCGCGGGGCGGCCGTCGGATACCGCTCACCATACTCAGGGGCCGGCGTTCTCGTCCGGCGAATTTTCATGGGGGATGTCCAATGCCTGGTCGCTATATGGCGGGACGACGCTAGCCGACAGCTATCAGTCATGGTCGGCGGGGCTAGGGCGTAATCTCTATCTGCTCGGGGCGTTGTCGGCGGATATTACCCAATCGCGCGCGAATTTGCCCGATAAGCCGGCGCAGAAAGGGCATTCATTTTCGCTCAGTTGGTCCAAACGTTTTGAGTCTATCAACGGACAGGTCAGTTTTGCCGGATATCGCTTTTCCGAAAAAACATTCATGGGCATGTCTCAGTATCTGTATGCGCTGAATAATGGCAATGATAGCCGTAGTGAAAAAGAGCGTTACACGATTACGTTGTCGAAAAACTTTGACAACGAAAGCCCCTGGCTGGCTGGACTTTCCTCCTATCTGTCTTATACCCGGCAGACATTCTGGGATGCCCGACAGCAGAATCGCTATGGCGTTTCCCTGAACAAGTATCTGGATATTGGCCCGGTTAAAGGCATTTCAGCCGGCGTGTCCGCCTGGCGCACGATGTTTAATGGCCGACAGGACGACAGTATCTATCTTAACTTCTCGATTCCGCTGCGTGACCGGGAACGGATGGGTTACAGCATGGGCAGTTACAACGGCAACATGTCGCAAATGCTGACTTACAGCAATCAGCAGGACCAGAATAATTCCTGGGATCTGAGTACGCGCTACGATGAAACGGAAAAGACCTATATCAGCGCGACTTATAATCATGTCGCTTCTTCCAACAATGCCAGCCTCGGTTTTTCCTGGCAGCAGAGCGGTTATACCTATTTGAACGGCTCGATGCGGGGCGGCGTCACGGCAACTCGGCATGGTATTGCCGCTCATCAGAAAGGCGCTGGCGGCGGTACCCGTATCATGGTCGATACGGATGGGGTGGCCGGCGTTCCTTTCGCCGATGGCAGCGTGGTCACTAATGGTCATGGCGTGGCGGTCATTTCCGGCGCCAGCAGCTATTACGACCTATCGACCCGGGTCGATGTACAGCACCTGCCGAATAATATTGAAGCCAATACGACGATTGTTCAGGGAACTCTGACCGAAGGGGCTATTGGTTATCGCAAATTTGAGGTGGTCAGCGGCGGCAAGGTGCTTGGCGTGATCACGCTGGCTGACGGACGTAACCCGCCTTTCGCCTCGACGATCAGAAACGCTCGGGGACGTGAAGTCGCGATGGTGACCGAGGGGGGGCAGGCGTATTTAACCGGCGTGTCAGAGAATGAAACATTGTCGGTGCAGTGGAACGGCAAGGCGCAGTGCCGGTTTACGCTGCCAGCAAAATTAAATGATTTCGCACAACTGCTATTGCCTTGCCAGTCACCGTCATCAACGACCGAATTAAACGGAGAAAAGTAA